In a single window of the Raphanus sativus cultivar WK10039 chromosome 9, ASM80110v3, whole genome shotgun sequence genome:
- the LOC130500202 gene encoding GDP-L-galactose phosphorylase 1-like, with the protein MEKEAAWGKTFSRLTTLSWCRKRVLTVVSNYQKDEASDESVGCGRNCLGACCINGARLPLYVCQKLEKSCAGEKPVAFLESLVLGEVIPGKYGFVAQLNEGRDLKKRPTEFRVDKVLPLPGHAFPLEKAPSMKMITTASGVKISELLSYPVRSLFFEGGSSMQDLSDTVSDACVCLQNNNIPFNILIADCGRQIFLMPHCYAERRRLKEPYFKEVYALIFEAIGCSYQEEEVEGTIVLTNNLYFYDCPYQSFLSSNNKIFKDSNFGTTNNDALKARIISH; encoded by the exons ATGGAGAAGGAAGCGGCGTGGGGCAAGACCTTTTCTCGTCTCACAACTCTCTCTTG GTGCCGAAAGAGGGTTCTGACTGTTGTGTCTAATTACCAGAAGGATGAGGCTTCTGATGAATCTGTCGGCTGTGGACGTAATTGTCTCGGAGCTTGTTGCATTAACG GGGCAAGGCTTCCGTTGTATGTCTGCCAGAAACTTGAAAAATCATGTGCCGGAGAGAAGCCGGTGGCTTTTCTCGAGTCCCTCGTTCTTGGAGAG GTGATCCCGGGGAAGTATGGTTTCGTTGCTCAGCTAAACGAAGGTCGTGACCTAAAGAAGAGGCCCACCGAGTTCCGTGTAGATAAGGTTTTGCCATTACCTGGCCATGCCTTTCCATTAGAGAAAGCTCCTTCCATGAAGATGATAACCACTGCTAGTGGTGTGAAAATCTCAGAGCTTCTGAGTTACCCTGTGAGAAGTCTTTTCTTTGAAGGTGGAAGCTCTATGCAAGACCTATCTGATACTGTATCAGATGCCTGTGTCTGCCTCCAGAACAACAACATTCCTTTCAACATTCTCATCGCTGATTGTGGAAGGCAGATCTTCCTGATGCCACAT TGTTACGCAGAGAGGAGGAGGTTGAAGGAACCATACTTCAAGGAGGTTTATGCTCTCATCTTTGAAGCCATAGGTTGTAGTTACCAAGAGGAGGAGGTTGAAGGAACCATAGTCCTTACCAATAATCTCTATTTTTATGATTGTCCTTACCAAAGTTTCTTAAgtagtaataataaaatatttaaggatTCAAATTTTGGGAcaaccaataatgatgctctaaaaGCCCGAATCATAAGCCATTAA